The DNA window cctgagttcaaatccagcctcagacacttgacacttactagctgtgtgaccctgggcaagtcacttaacccccattgccccacaaaaacaaaaacaaaacaaaaacaaaatcaatgattAGGAGCTGTGAGAATGGAAAGTAGAGCTTTAGAAAACCTGTGCTGAGGAGTAAGCTAGGGATAGGTACACCTTGGATGTGGGTGATCTATAGAAATAAGTCTGGGAGAAGCTATGAATTGAAGATTTGTAGAGACCAGAGTGGATGATCTCAGAGGACAATCCCACCCTTTCTGGAGGAAGGAGCAGGGACCACCTGAAGATTTTTAGGAATGGGTATACCAGCCTCAGAGACTGAAGCCCCCTCACCTTTGCCCAGTGGAGGGACATCATAGATATCCCTTATGTGTAAGTGAGGGAGTAGCAGGGTCCTGATTCCTAGATAATCCACAGCTTTCTGATAGGATGCTCTAGACTCCAGAATTCCAGAGGAGAAGCCTTAGGGGGCCCATGGCCTGGTGTAATGTAAGTAGCAAAGGATCCTGTGTCAGGACACTGGGGTTTATATTCAAGCTCTTccattattacctgtgtgactatggaccaATTGTTGAACctattgagcctcagtttttgcttctgtaaaatgagatgcctAAAATAACAATAGTGacaatgacgatgatgatgaatacagtatttatatatttatatacacagcTTTAGGGGTTGTGAAGaacattgtttcattttatcctcacaacaaccctgggaggtagttactgttactatccccattttacaaatgaagaatcaagacaaacagaggttaaattatttgcccaggatcacacaataagCAGTGTAGCAAGCCAgatttgagtttttctttctgACCCTGGGCCCACTATTCCATATTctttgccacctagttacctCCTAGATAATGTTTAAAATCCCTCACAAATGAgaacaaatgagacaatatttatacagtgttcatcacagtgcctggaatatagtagacacttaaaaattcttttccccttccccttcccttacaAGTTAGTAATTTCTTTATTGACTCATGTCCTTAGATTTGACTTTGGGGAATGTCAAGAATTGTCTGATTCATGTCATGTGTTAGGAAAGACACTCTTCCTCCTGCAGAGTTGGGGCTGGTGCCAACAGTTCAGCCTGGGATGCCCTATAAAAGGTGTCCTTGCCACTAGGTTGTCATTCACTCTGGTTCTTCAAGGACATTTGTGACTGTGATCAGGGTGAGTATTTCTAGGAATAGGGATGGACAGGGCCTTTAACAGGGTattggagaaagaaggagagcaCAATTCAGGGGAGAGAGGcatgtaaaggggaaaaaaagctaggATAGCCAAGAAAAATGAAGCAGGGCTCAACTGAGTCAGAATCAtggaagattgaaaaaaaatataggtTGTGCTTTGGTTTTATTCTAGACTCATAAAGAACCTGTCTGGATCTCCCCCATAGCACAAGAAAGTAAGGACTAGAATCTGGCAGGAAGGAATCTGCAGTGGTCAGAATTGCTAAAAATGGTGCCATGAACTAGCATCTTAAGGATGTTCCCAGCATGTTTGGGGAGCCAGTTCTCTACCTGCATCTTGGCACCATACTCTGCTACTTCCTTGGAGATTCTGCATGATTTACTTAATTCTAAATCACATGTCAAATTGATGTGCTAATAaactgggttgggttttttgtttgtttctttgggtttgtcttggtttTCTGaggtgtttttgtggggcaatgtggggtaagtgacttgcccagggtcacacagctagtaagtgtcaagtgtctgaggccagatttgaactcaggtcctcctgaatccagggccagtgctttatctactgtgcaacctatctgccccctaaCAAAGTGTTAATGATCTATGAATTACCTCAAAGTCCATTGCCTGCTTGATAAATAAGAATTTACAGAGAGTTAGCCAATGGAATGAATTTCTCAAGTCTTCTCTATGGGGATGTTAATGTGTTTTTGATGTAGTTTCCAGTGTCCATTAATTCCAAGTGAAGGAAGCTTCTTAACCTGGGTTTCATGCACCTGAAatgtctctccattatcttccAGGATTCCTGAGCTCCCCCAGAGATGTCCTGCCAGCAAAGCCAGCAGCAGTGCCAGCCCCCTCCCAAATGCCAGACCCCCAAGTGCCCTCCCAAGTCCCCTCCCCAGGCTCCATgctctcttcctgtctcctctGGCTGCGGAGCCAGCTCTGGGGGATGTGGCAGCTCTGGCTCTGAGCACAGCTGCCACCTCTTTTCCCACCATCACAGGAGATCCCATGGATGCAGGCGCCAGAGCTCTGAGTCCTGTGACAGTGGCACTGGGAACAACCAGCAGTCTGGAGGCTGCAGTGGGAGCTCTGGGGGCTGCTGCTGACCTGGTGTCCTTGGCTAGGAGCTGACCTGGAAGAATCAAGAGAGGCcactctcccatcttccctttgCCCCTTGCTCCTTCTTGGTTTTGATTTCCCTCTGGGCTCTGAGCTCATGGGATATCTTGAGAGGCCTAAGAGAGTCTAAGAGGACCATTTCATATCCTCTCAAAATCCTAAACATTGAACTTGAACCAAACCATCTCTGCCTCATTTGTCTCATTCAACAATAAAGCTGTATATGATCACAATTGTCTTCTATTCTCTGTTCTTCCCTTTTTGCAGCCAACATCTCCCTTCCTGTGATGTACCCCTACACCCAAAGCCCCTGCTTTGTGTCTGCCTGAAAGGCTGCTGGGGCAGTGCCTGCCTCAGGCTCTCTTTCCATTCAGACCCAAGAGAACATGGAATGTGGGTGTGTGATTTGACAAATTGAAAATCAGTTGATTGTAAGCACCAGCCTTCTCCCAAATGGAAGAAGCTCCCAGGGCAGATACCAGAAAGTAGAGGACAAAGAGGGTGTAAGAAGGTTCTAGGTTTGGAGGACCACCATTTTATGGAGTAAAATACCAATTGGAAAAAAGTCAAAGGCTGTGAAGAATATTGGAAAAACCTGCAGAGCATGGAGGTGGAGAGGCTGGAGAATTGACAAGATGAGGCCTCCCAGTCTTCTGACCTGGAGTAGCCAGTTTGGAGGAACAGGGCTTGGTTTGATTATTTAGGAAGCCTCTCTCATTGTATCTATTTAATAGAGGTAAAGAAGCTTCTTAGAATGAGTGTCATGCACCTGAAAAGTCTCTCTACCTCATAATTACTGATCTCACCCAGAAATATCCTGCCAGCAAGCCCAGCAGTAGTGCCAGCCTTTGCTATGGGGGGAATTCAATATATAGTGGATGTGGGATTTGTGagcttcccctcttctcttcctctctgcccaGGTCTTTGTTTCCAAATCACCTCACTCCTGCCACAGAAGGGCACAGCCATATccccagctgcccccttctccactCATGCCTCTTCCTGCCCCCAGGTAATGCCTCTTTTCATCAGATGCAGACTTTTAGCCTAGAAAAAATAGCTCCCTCTTTCACCTTCCACATCTGTCTGTCCAAAGTCCTCTTCCTCCACCCTATTCCCATTTACACCGTTTCTCCCTGTCCCATCATGTTTCTGGGCAATACCCATGCTCTGGACTTCTCTCTATAGTTTAaccttcccccaaaccctctcaTCAAATAGGCCTTACCTCTCAGTTACTTGTTAACTACAAAATAATATTATGTATGTAAGTTAATACATGCTAAGATGATAGTTGCTTTT is part of the Dromiciops gliroides isolate mDroGli1 chromosome 4, mDroGli1.pri, whole genome shotgun sequence genome and encodes:
- the LOC122753184 gene encoding late cornified envelope protein 3D-like, with amino-acid sequence MSCQQSQQQCQPPPKCQTPKCPPKSPPQAPCSLPVSSGCGASSGGCGSSGSEHSCHLFSHHHRRSHGCRRQSSESCDSGTGNNQQSGGCSGSSGGCC